Proteins from one Rosa chinensis cultivar Old Blush chromosome 7, RchiOBHm-V2, whole genome shotgun sequence genomic window:
- the LOC112178639 gene encoding uncharacterized protein LOC112178639, which yields MATAPVKPPLHNFPLSFLKWGSKNHTNTNHRYRRPVSAEPEPSDDSEQPHQHHHGNRVGSRTARHRFSLTSCSEKLPRSQNSEKESEDSDDDGKGAAATAAAAEEAEVQKPWNLRPRRAPASMTTAMTSKANNTTTANGELHEPEGPNPNPKQGEQPAPKSMRLRGLAEGPSMEKKKKEKRKFWIALSKDEIEEDIFIMTGSRPARRPKKRPKNVQKQLDNCFPGLWLVGFTADAYRGADSPTKK from the exons atggcaACAGCGCCGGTGAAGCCGCCGCTGCACAACTTCCCGCTATCGTTCTTGAAATGGGGGAGCAAGAACCACACCAACACCAAccaccgctaccgccgcccCGTCTCCGCCGAGCCCGAACCGTCCGACGATTCCGAGCAGCCGCACCAGCACCACCACGGCAATCGCGTCGGATCCCGCACCGCGCGCCACCGCTTCTCGCTCACTTCCTGCTCCGAGAAGCTTCCGAGGTCGCAGAATTCCGAGAAAGAGAGCGAGGACAGCGACGACGACGGTAAGGGCGCGGCCGCCACCGCCGCGGCGGCGGAGGAGGCTGAGGTTCAGAAGCCGTGGAATCTGAGGCCGAGGAGAGCACCGGCTTCGATGACGACGGCGATGACTTCGAAGGCGAATAATACTACTACTGCGAACGGCGAGCTGCATGAGCCGGAGGGTCCGAACCCGAACCCGAAGCAGGGCGAGCAGCCGGCGCCGAAGTCGATGAGGCTGAGGGGTTTGGCTGAAGGTCCGagcatggagaagaagaagaaggagaagaggaagTTCTGGATCGCTTTGTCTAAGGATGAAATTGAAGAGGACATATTCATCATGACCGGGTCCAGACCCGCCCGGCGGCCCAAGAAGCGGCCCAAGAATGTCCAGAAACAGCTCGAT AATTGTTTTCCGGGTTTATGGCTCGTGGGGTTTACAGCTGATGCTTATCGGGGTGCCGATTCTCCGACTAAG AAGTAG